The proteins below come from a single Magnetococcales bacterium genomic window:
- a CDS encoding tetratricopeptide repeat protein — MANVVRSVSGAVVFLVGGFCQTALALDPCQDGVQSPRSLSAVQSRQMLRQVMDGCPSNEGALLRSADMLIKDGDYDKAKEVLTRLSRESGNVRYQVDAYAGLANIAMREGNKREAVKNYEEAQSVIQKTKQKLGDGRVLHELDETLSALTSQLGGELRKEAMDKYQIKGDAPVQIGGAHVSRDSRVTTGSRIGSMKVEEGAGVQSGGVDLR, encoded by the coding sequence GTGGCGAATGTTGTGCGGAGCGTGTCGGGTGCCGTGGTGTTTTTGGTGGGGGGCTTTTGCCAGACAGCTTTGGCTCTTGATCCTTGCCAGGACGGGGTTCAGTCCCCTCGTTCGTTGTCGGCGGTCCAAAGCCGGCAAATGCTCAGGCAGGTTATGGACGGGTGCCCCAGTAACGAGGGGGCGCTGCTCCGTTCTGCCGATATGCTGATCAAAGACGGGGATTACGACAAAGCGAAGGAGGTTTTGACCCGCCTCTCCCGGGAGAGTGGCAATGTCCGCTACCAGGTGGATGCCTACGCCGGTCTGGCCAACATCGCCATGCGCGAGGGGAACAAGCGGGAAGCTGTCAAAAACTATGAAGAAGCACAGAGCGTCATCCAGAAGACCAAACAAAAGCTCGGTGATGGCCGCGTTCTTCACGAGTTGGATGAAACGCTCTCTGCGCTGACATCCCAGTTGGGTGGTGAACTTCGCAAAGAGGCCATGGACAAGTACCAGATCAAGGGAGATGCCCCAGTGCAGATCGGTGGGGCCCATGTCAGCCGGGATTCCCGGGTGACGACTGGCAGCCGAATCGGTTCCATGAAGGTGGAGGAGGGGGCCGGCGTGCAGAGTGGTGGTGTCGATTTGCGGTAG
- a CDS encoding DUF4384 domain-containing protein: MRNSLKLLSALVALGGAGLYGCVSSDPPAIDMKETEAVVSRQTDQDEVLYDFGKLIRAYTGKSATHPYYLQIKPITNDTGGGAGLPSDITRMVSTTIDKIGAPMVNVPYDPQYLSNEIGLRGGIRLGNKMPDIVIAGAITEFDKDLATKGTSQQLDLSVPLGQSSADASAEKRSDAQESRMTIDFGVLSYVTQTSTGAHTSNTVSVRKENKTSGWAFSIFGTGFGMTGNASRSQGVHAAIRSLVEVSVVQLLGREFRVPYWRMLKGAEPDRLLIRTIKEDIDAAGSEVIADMILGANGYFQDTYPRDSAKAVGAINKVFASAKIDYNATSLATIPTQALLDAWIQMPITDNMARHYEIAKRVASAPAPKEPVASKAAAVQAPLRLNVSTSQGQYKAGESMVVTLDLSNGAHVYCFWDQGGKTVSRILPNRFRTESLVKSRRFAIPSGDMRFRIQVEHPGSADTVACFASQEDLADRLPSAVKSVDLEAIEGYTLDKIRSLFAATDAGVAEGQVKIQVK; the protein is encoded by the coding sequence GGCTCTTGTGGCGCTGGGTGGGGCTGGTCTTTATGGCTGTGTCTCGTCGGATCCGCCGGCCATCGACATGAAGGAAACCGAGGCGGTCGTGTCGCGGCAGACGGATCAGGATGAGGTGCTTTACGATTTTGGCAAATTGATTCGGGCCTATACCGGCAAGTCCGCTACCCACCCCTACTATTTGCAGATCAAGCCGATCACCAACGATACGGGTGGTGGCGCCGGGCTCCCCAGCGATATTACCCGCATGGTCTCGACCACCATTGACAAGATTGGTGCGCCGATGGTCAATGTCCCTTACGATCCGCAATACTTGAGCAATGAGATTGGTTTGCGCGGAGGCATACGGCTCGGCAACAAGATGCCCGATATCGTCATTGCCGGCGCGATCACGGAATTTGACAAGGATCTGGCCACCAAGGGGACATCCCAGCAGTTGGATCTCTCCGTTCCCCTGGGGCAATCCTCTGCCGATGCGTCAGCCGAAAAGCGCAGCGATGCCCAAGAGTCGCGCATGACCATCGACTTTGGTGTGCTGAGTTACGTCACGCAGACCTCCACGGGTGCGCACACATCCAATACCGTGTCGGTCAGGAAAGAGAACAAGACCTCGGGTTGGGCTTTCTCCATCTTCGGTACCGGTTTTGGCATGACGGGCAATGCCAGCCGCTCACAGGGTGTGCATGCAGCCATTCGCTCCCTCGTGGAGGTGAGCGTCGTGCAGTTGTTGGGGCGTGAGTTCCGTGTGCCGTATTGGCGCATGCTGAAGGGCGCTGAACCGGACCGGTTGCTGATTCGCACGATCAAGGAGGATATTGATGCGGCGGGTTCCGAGGTGATTGCCGATATGATCCTCGGAGCCAACGGCTACTTCCAGGATACCTACCCGCGCGACTCGGCCAAGGCGGTAGGGGCGATCAACAAGGTCTTTGCTTCTGCCAAGATCGATTATAACGCAACTTCCCTGGCGACGATCCCGACTCAGGCCCTGTTGGATGCCTGGATCCAGATGCCCATCACCGACAACATGGCCCGGCACTACGAGATTGCCAAGAGGGTGGCGAGCGCCCCCGCGCCCAAAGAGCCCGTAGCCAGCAAAGCTGCCGCGGTTCAGGCCCCATTGCGTCTGAATGTGTCTACGAGTCAGGGTCAGTATAAAGCCGGCGAAAGCATGGTGGTCACCCTGGATCTTTCCAACGGTGCGCATGTCTACTGCTTCTGGGATCAGGGAGGGAAAACGGTTTCCAGAATCCTGCCCAATCGTTTTCGCACCGAATCTCTGGTCAAATCGAGGCGCTTTGCCATACCCAGTGGGGATATGCGTTTCAGAATCCAGGTCGAGCACCCCGGCTCTGCGGACACTGTGGCCTGTTTTGCCTCCCAGGAGGATCTGGCAGACCGGTTGCCCAGTGCGGTCAAGTCTGTCGATCTGGAGGCGATCGAGGGCTATACCCTGGATAAGATCCGTTCCCTCTTTGCCGCTACGGACGCAGGGGTGGCTGAAGGACAGGTCAAAATCCAAGTCAAGTAG